One genomic window of Corticium candelabrum chromosome 9, ooCorCand1.1, whole genome shotgun sequence includes the following:
- the LOC134184275 gene encoding annexin A7-like has protein sequence MYSVSMAGLVAILAIALTVSVVGISIVIVVVAVLCQRCRARRRTAPITMRDTGGVQQPGVVVAWQRGQTAGPHPSFQSHPPSQSYPPPHCYPPQQPYPPPQVFKPPNEAADRPPLYEMVIEQEHGHPTQVDAHRPPQLHGYGPAAGGGYPSQG, from the coding sequence ATGTATTCTGTTTCTATGGCAGGTTTGGTTGCGATTCTTGCCATCGCTTTGactgtttctgttgttggtATTAGTATTGTTATCGTCGTGGTTGCTGTCTTGTGTCAACGGTGTAGGGCAAGGAGGAGAACTGCACCTATTACAATGAGGGATACTGGTGGTGTTCAGCAACCAGGAGTTGTAGTTGCTTGGCAACGCGGACAGACTGCGGGGCCTCATCCTTCGTTCCAGTCACATCCCCCATCTCAGTCTTATCCTCCACCTCATTGTTATCCCCCTCAGCAACCTTATCCACCACCTCAGGTTTTTAAACCGCCTAATGAAGCAGCAGACCGACCACCTTTGTACGAGATGGTGATAGAGCAGGAACATGGTCATCCTACACAAGTTGATGCACATCGTCCTCCTCAACTGCATGGGTATGGTCCAGCGGCAGGAGGCGGATATCCGTCTCAAGGCTGA